Within Aspergillus oryzae RIB40 DNA, chromosome 2, the genomic segment GTGATGTGCGCGAAGACATGACCAATGCACTTGAACGAATTGCGCCTTATGATCGGGAGGGAGACCTTTATCTCCATTCGGcggaaggagaggatgacATGCCGGTATTTTTACCCTTTATCTAGCCATGATAGCCAGACCGACACGGAAATCATTATATTTGAAAGACACGTACTGATTGATCGATAGGCGCACATTAAATCTGCATTGATTGGAGCTTCTGTTAGCATCCCTATTTCTAATGGAAAGCTGGCCACCGGTACTTGGCAAGGAATTTGGTATCTGGAGTTCAGGGCTTATAAGCATTCGAGGAGCATTGTTGCTACTATCCAGGGAGAGAAGTACGAGTGACTGGATGCGAATGTGAAGGGGAACTTATGATTTATGAAGTTATGCAAATGTTGTTAGAGGGGCTTAGAAAGGGTGCTGTGGTGTTGATAAACTTTCTATAAAACATCGGACACAAATAGATATAGTCCAGTCAATACTTTCCTAATCTTCCCACCGCGGTGATATATAATGACGAGGTCTGGTTCAACAACTCATGCCTAACCCTTTCCACCAACTCCCTCCGAACACTTTTAGAATTCACAGGTGGCTGTCATAATGCAAGCATCTACGTCTAAAAAGGTACGGCGCCATATTACTGATCAAGCCTTCATCGATTGATATGGAAACATTTTATTCTAACTCATTGATCGGTACAATCTGTACAACGCCCTTCTGGAGGCAAAAGAGagggcaagaaaaacaaacaaacatcaACGCCAAAACCAATGCTCTACCGCTGTTCAAGACCACCCTCGGTGACACGCTGAGTCTCGTTCACCTCGGCGGCGTCACCAGTGGGTTTGAGAGGGTAGCTGGTAGCGGGGAGGGACTCGAGGTATGCACGGTGCTGCTCGTGGGCCTAATACAACATTAGCAATTTGCACAGCTCTCAATTAGAGACGTGGGTCTTACGAAAGGCAGTCCGCAGTAACCGCAGGTAGCAATCTCGGGCTTGTCGGTGTTGATATAGATTCTGGGGTGGCCAAGAGGTCCGCCACCACCGTCACAGCTGACGactctcttctttgtccaGCGG encodes:
- a CDS encoding YjbQ family protein (uncharacterized conserved protein); this translates as MSWFQKTFTLAPKARGSYLIDKEVRDQLPEIENFKVGILHLFIKHTSCALSLNENWDSDVREDMTNALERIAPYDREGDLYLHSAEGEDDMPAHIKSALIGASVSIPISNGKLATGTWQGIWYLEFRAYKHSRSIVATIQGEKYE